A single region of the Glycine max cultivar Williams 82 chromosome 20, Glycine_max_v4.0, whole genome shotgun sequence genome encodes:
- the LOC100306158 gene encoding Proteasome subunit beta type-2-A-like, translated as MECVFGLVGNGFAIVVADSSAVHSILVHKSNEDKIMLLDSHKLIAASGEPGDRVQFTEYIQKNVALYQFRNGIPLTTAAAANFTRGELATALRKNPYSVNILLAGYDKETGPELYYIDYIATLHKLEKGAFGYGSYFSLSMMDRHYHSGMSVEEAVDLVDKCIMEIRSRLVVAPPNFVIKIVDKDGAREYAWRESVKDVPVPSA; from the exons ATGGAGTGCGTATTCGGATTGGTGGGTAATGGGTTTGCGATCGTGGTGGCTGATTCATCGGCGGTGCACAGCATCCTCGTCCACAAGTCCAACGAGGACAAGATCATGCTCCTCGATTCCCACAAACTCATTGCCGCTAGCGGCGAGCCCGGAGACAG GGTTCAGTTCACAGAGTACATTCAGAAGAACGTCGCCTTGTATCAGTTCCGTAACGGCATCCCTCTTAccaccgccgccgccgccaATTTCACGCGTGGCGAACTCGCCACTGCTCTCCGCAAG AACCCATACTCTGTGAACATCCTTCTTGCTGGTTATGACAAAGAGACGGGCCCTGAACTATACTATATTGACTACATTGCAACGCTTCACAAGCTTGAAAAGGGGGCTTTTGGTTATGGCTCCTATTTTTCACTGTCAATGATGGACAGACACTACCATAGTGGAATGTCAGTTGAAGAAGCAGTTGATCTCGTTGATAAGTGCATTATGGAGATCAGATCCAGGCTCGTTGTTGCACCACCGAACTTTGTTATTAAAATTGTGGACAAGGATGGTGCAAGAGAGTACGCATGGCGTGAATCTGTCAAGGATGTTCCTGTTCCTTCAGCTTGA